One window from the genome of Cyclobacterium amurskyense encodes:
- a CDS encoding penicillin acylase family protein, whose protein sequence is MKYIGFFFSLLFSLLVAVGLSINLAKLPPLAKVFDPFKGFWQNAYSEDYDPETEVAIDGLQSEVMVDYDENLIPHIFAENDMDLYRVQGYVTAMHRLWQMEFQVMAAEGRLSEIVGPIALNRDREMRRKGLGFGAKNKLKYLQKEDPENLNLMLAYADGVNAYIDQLSPGDLPLEYKLLDYYPEAWTPYKTLLFLMNMSETLSGDSDLAYTNFRNIFGDEWQDKLFPDKPEGVVPVITKEDWGFEPLDVKKPGIEFLDSTKITELLPEKEPGLGSNNWVVAGEKTASGYPILANDPHLALNLPSLWFAMQLSTPEYTVKGATLPGTLGVILGFNEHMAWGSTNADRDVKDWYRITFKDQSREEYLYNGQWIQSTTQLETFLVKGQNEFVDTVVYTHYGPVVYDRNFKFEGKPLDFALKWTAHGESNESKTFIGLNKGKDYGDFIEALTHYVAPAQNFVFASGSGDIALKIQGRFPLKWEGQGKFLMDGSKPMYEWQGFIPTEHNAQIKNPEQGFLTSANQHPVSYNYPYFVYNNNYEYFRNRRITDQLTGKSGITVEDLKNLQLDNYNLHASEILPLMLDSVRGGGTEKEAFWVAELKDWDYNASAEKFAPALFKSWWDHMESALFGSWDTKGLPITYPTKFTLSNLLKNEPDADWFDKSNTATKETASYWINEGYLGMVDEMKSLTENSDSISWSAYKNTHLSHLIPNLTPFGRFEIPIGGGKGIVNASASDWGPGWRMIVEMGPKIKALGIYPGGQSGNPGSKYYDNFVDAWASGEYLKIELRNRGNSSEMLFQTKYTPN, encoded by the coding sequence ATGAAATACATAGGGTTCTTCTTTTCATTGCTGTTTTCATTGTTGGTTGCTGTAGGCTTGTCCATTAATTTGGCAAAGCTCCCACCTTTGGCCAAAGTTTTTGATCCTTTTAAAGGCTTCTGGCAAAATGCTTACAGTGAAGATTATGATCCGGAAACTGAGGTGGCTATAGATGGTCTTCAGTCGGAAGTGATGGTGGATTACGATGAAAACCTAATCCCTCATATTTTCGCGGAAAACGATATGGATCTTTATAGGGTTCAAGGTTATGTCACTGCAATGCACAGGTTGTGGCAGATGGAATTTCAGGTAATGGCAGCTGAAGGCCGACTTTCTGAGATTGTTGGGCCCATAGCACTAAACCGTGACAGGGAGATGCGAAGAAAGGGGCTAGGCTTTGGAGCGAAGAATAAGCTTAAATACCTTCAAAAAGAAGACCCTGAAAATTTGAATTTAATGTTGGCCTATGCGGATGGCGTGAATGCCTATATAGATCAACTTTCCCCAGGAGACTTACCACTAGAATACAAGCTTTTAGATTATTATCCCGAAGCCTGGACCCCTTATAAAACACTTCTATTTCTGATGAATATGTCAGAAACATTGTCAGGAGACAGTGACCTGGCTTATACTAATTTTCGGAATATTTTTGGTGATGAATGGCAGGATAAACTTTTTCCAGATAAACCTGAAGGGGTAGTGCCAGTAATTACCAAAGAGGATTGGGGTTTTGAACCTTTGGACGTAAAAAAACCGGGCATTGAATTTCTAGATTCCACAAAAATAACTGAATTATTACCAGAGAAAGAGCCAGGATTAGGGTCAAACAATTGGGTTGTGGCTGGAGAAAAAACAGCTTCAGGCTATCCCATTTTAGCCAATGATCCGCATTTGGCTTTAAATTTACCCTCATTATGGTTTGCCATGCAATTGAGCACTCCAGAATATACAGTAAAAGGAGCAACTTTACCTGGAACCCTAGGGGTAATCTTAGGCTTTAACGAGCACATGGCCTGGGGGAGTACAAATGCAGACAGGGATGTGAAAGATTGGTATAGAATCACCTTTAAAGACCAATCCAGAGAAGAGTATTTGTACAATGGGCAATGGATACAAAGTACCACTCAGTTGGAAACCTTCCTTGTGAAAGGCCAAAATGAATTTGTAGATACTGTTGTATATACCCATTACGGGCCGGTAGTCTATGATAGAAACTTTAAATTTGAAGGAAAACCATTGGACTTTGCCTTGAAATGGACAGCCCATGGAGAATCCAATGAGAGTAAAACTTTTATTGGGTTAAATAAAGGCAAAGACTATGGGGATTTTATAGAGGCACTCACTCATTACGTAGCTCCCGCTCAAAATTTTGTTTTTGCCTCCGGTTCGGGAGACATAGCCTTGAAAATCCAAGGTAGGTTTCCATTGAAATGGGAAGGCCAAGGAAAATTCCTTATGGATGGGAGCAAGCCAATGTATGAATGGCAAGGGTTTATTCCTACAGAGCACAATGCTCAAATTAAGAATCCTGAACAAGGCTTTTTAACTTCAGCAAATCAGCATCCTGTTTCCTATAATTACCCCTATTTTGTCTATAATAATAACTATGAATATTTTAGAAATAGAAGAATAACCGATCAACTTACTGGAAAATCGGGGATTACTGTGGAGGACTTGAAAAATCTCCAATTGGATAACTATAACCTACATGCCTCGGAAATTCTTCCATTAATGCTTGACAGTGTTAGGGGGGGAGGGACTGAAAAGGAGGCGTTTTGGGTGGCTGAATTGAAAGATTGGGACTATAATGCTTCTGCTGAAAAGTTTGCCCCTGCGCTATTTAAATCTTGGTGGGATCATATGGAAAGCGCTTTGTTTGGTTCTTGGGACACCAAAGGATTGCCCATTACTTACCCGACTAAATTCACCTTGTCCAACCTTCTTAAGAATGAACCAGATGCGGATTGGTTTGATAAATCCAATACAGCAACAAAAGAGACCGCTTCTTATTGGATAAATGAAGGGTATTTAGGGATGGTAGATGAGATGAAAAGCCTGACGGAAAATTCCGATTCTATTTCCTGGTCGGCATATAAAAACACCCATTTAAGTCATTTGATTCCAAATTTAACTCCTTTTGGAAGGTTTGAAATCCCAATTGGTGGAGGCAAAGGAATTGTCAATGCCTCGGCCTCAGATTGGGGGCCAGGATGGAGAATGATTGTAGAAATGGGCCCCAAAATTAAAGCTTTAGGCATTTACCCCGGTGGACAATCCGGTAATCCAGGAAGTAAATATTATGACAATTTTGTGGATGCCTGGGCTTCTGGAGAATATTTAAAAATTGAGTTGAGGAATAGGGGCAATTCTTCAGAAATGTTGTTTCAAACCAAATATACCCCTAATTAA
- a CDS encoding bifunctional alpha,alpha-trehalose-phosphate synthase (UDP-forming)/trehalose-phosphatase, whose protein sequence is MSKTIIVSNRLPISLQHKNGKFEFKPSAGGLATGLGSIYKEGENIWIGWPGNDVEDEGQRLEVVDELKKLKMAPVFLTKKDVELYYEGFSNETIWPAFHYFTQHINYEDEYWDAYWQVNKKFCDAILAKANEDDTIWVHDYQLLLLPMMLRKALPNATIAFFQHIPFPSYEIIRMLPWRKQMLEGMVGADLIGFHTYDDMRHFLSAVGRILGLSNESGFIQADNRLINVDAFPMGIDYDKFEQAALSPKTKEYVKKFKKTLGDQKLLITIDRLDYSKGIPNRIKVFERLLDEHPEYRGKVSMIMVVVPSRDQVKSYQALKEEIDTLVGHINSKFSTLNWVPIHYFYRSFPFNELSAFYSMSDIALVTPLRDGMNLVCKEFVASKTNQRGVLILSEMAGASKELVDSILVNPNDQEGVTSAIVEALSMDEEEQEVRMISMQSSLKKYDIFQWVKVFMDRLKFVKEKQADLESKALDKKIINQMKVAFKTAKKPLLLLDYDGTLVGFKGRPQDAFPDEELKVLVAALAEQCQTVIISGRDKETLGEWFKGQKVDMIAEHGVWLKRKDQKEDWILYAEVDDSWKEDIRKVMEYYVLRTPGALIEEKHHSLVWHYRKVESGLGDLRMRELFSHLKYMARGHNLQVLEGNKVLEIKRPDINKGRAATAMMKGEDYDFIMALGDDWTDEDTFKAMPKNAYTIRVGYTYTQANYNIKNPLEVRELLKTLVE, encoded by the coding sequence ATGTCAAAAACGATTATTGTTTCAAATAGACTACCAATTAGTTTACAGCATAAAAATGGAAAGTTTGAATTTAAACCCAGTGCAGGAGGTCTTGCTACGGGTTTGGGTTCAATATATAAGGAAGGAGAAAATATATGGATAGGTTGGCCAGGGAACGATGTTGAAGATGAAGGTCAGCGACTTGAAGTAGTAGATGAGTTGAAGAAATTAAAAATGGCCCCAGTCTTTTTGACAAAAAAAGACGTGGAATTGTATTATGAGGGCTTTAGCAATGAAACAATATGGCCGGCTTTTCACTATTTCACTCAGCATATCAATTATGAAGATGAGTATTGGGATGCTTATTGGCAGGTAAATAAGAAATTCTGTGATGCCATACTTGCCAAGGCAAATGAAGATGACACCATTTGGGTACATGATTATCAATTATTATTGTTACCAATGATGCTCAGAAAGGCATTGCCGAATGCTACTATTGCCTTTTTTCAACATATTCCTTTTCCTTCTTATGAGATTATTCGAATGCTTCCATGGAGGAAACAAATGCTTGAGGGCATGGTGGGTGCTGATCTGATAGGCTTTCACACTTATGATGACATGCGTCACTTTTTGAGTGCGGTGGGCAGAATTCTCGGACTATCCAATGAAAGTGGTTTTATCCAAGCTGACAACCGCTTGATAAATGTGGATGCCTTTCCTATGGGCATTGATTACGACAAGTTCGAACAAGCAGCTTTAAGCCCTAAAACCAAAGAGTATGTAAAGAAATTTAAAAAGACCCTTGGCGATCAGAAATTATTGATAACCATCGATCGCTTGGATTATTCAAAAGGTATTCCAAACCGGATCAAAGTGTTTGAAAGACTTCTTGACGAGCATCCAGAGTACCGAGGGAAGGTGTCAATGATAATGGTGGTGGTACCATCCAGGGACCAAGTGAAGTCCTATCAAGCCTTAAAGGAAGAAATTGATACTTTGGTTGGGCATATCAATAGTAAGTTTTCTACGCTGAATTGGGTGCCTATTCACTATTTCTATAGGAGTTTCCCATTTAATGAATTGAGTGCTTTTTATAGCATGTCAGACATAGCTTTGGTAACTCCCCTTAGGGATGGTATGAACTTGGTATGTAAGGAGTTTGTAGCAAGTAAAACCAACCAAAGAGGTGTGCTGATACTTTCAGAAATGGCAGGGGCCAGCAAGGAACTGGTTGATTCCATTTTGGTCAATCCTAATGATCAGGAAGGGGTGACAAGTGCTATTGTGGAGGCGCTATCAATGGATGAAGAGGAGCAGGAGGTGCGAATGATTTCCATGCAATCCAGTTTGAAAAAGTATGATATTTTCCAATGGGTTAAAGTATTCATGGATAGGTTGAAGTTTGTTAAGGAAAAACAAGCTGATCTTGAATCCAAAGCTTTGGACAAGAAAATCATCAACCAAATGAAGGTGGCTTTTAAAACGGCCAAAAAGCCTTTATTGCTTTTGGATTATGATGGAACTCTTGTAGGGTTTAAAGGCAGACCTCAGGATGCATTTCCAGATGAAGAATTGAAAGTATTGGTGGCGGCCCTTGCAGAACAATGCCAGACTGTCATAATAAGTGGTAGAGATAAGGAAACATTAGGAGAATGGTTTAAAGGACAGAAGGTGGATATGATTGCTGAGCATGGTGTTTGGCTGAAGAGAAAGGATCAAAAAGAAGATTGGATCTTATATGCGGAGGTAGATGATAGCTGGAAAGAAGATATCAGAAAAGTAATGGAGTATTATGTACTTCGTACACCTGGAGCCCTGATTGAGGAAAAACACCATTCGCTTGTTTGGCATTACAGGAAAGTTGAGAGTGGCTTAGGAGACCTTAGGATGAGAGAGTTGTTCAGCCACCTTAAATACATGGCCAGAGGCCACAATCTTCAAGTACTAGAAGGCAATAAAGTGCTGGAAATTAAACGTCCTGATATTAATAAAGGTAGAGCAGCTACTGCAATGATGAAGGGAGAAGACTATGATTTTATCATGGCACTTGGAGACGATTGGACAGATGAGGATACCTTTAAGGCCATGCCTAAAAATGCGTACACCATTAGAGTTGGGTATACCTATACACAGGCCAATTATAACATCAAAAACCCATTAGAGGTAAGGGAATTGTTAAAGACCTTGGTCGAATAA
- a CDS encoding alpha/beta hydrolase — MESSLSLKSSLFYLISGLFFLTLSISHAQTISGSWEGKLDLGLQQLPLIFNFEPESEVWKGTLDSPQQNAYGIPLTSVLFDGTLLSIQITTLSATFEGTLVDNSIRGQFKQSGLSLSLTLSPSKKKADNQIKHPQTPQGPFPYEIINTSFVQKEDDLLLKGTVTKPQGEGPFASVVLISGSGPQDRNSEIFGHVPFWVIADHLTRQGIVVLRYDDRGVGESEGTMEGATTHDFVKDAWSAVEKLKSFSFIDKNKIGVIGHSEGGLISWMMAANNTGNIAFITALAPPVISIDSLMSEQTYDIIMASGAEENLAKEQQSYNFKLYQLVKESQSPVEAKEKLRRFIAEDERLVHLDSLEKAVQIDQRLEQYAQLTAPWFYNFIKTEPKDFIHQVSIPSWVAFGSKDKQVNAISNKEALIKMGLPNINVNVYDGLNHLFQTAETGAISEYGTNTETFNPKVLEDMSNWIKSIKPE, encoded by the coding sequence ATGGAATCTTCCTTGAGTTTAAAGTCATCTTTATTTTATTTAATTTCTGGTCTATTTTTTTTGACTCTATCCATAAGCCATGCACAGACTATCTCTGGTTCTTGGGAAGGAAAGTTGGACTTGGGCCTACAACAACTCCCTTTAATTTTTAATTTTGAACCTGAATCCGAAGTTTGGAAAGGAACCTTGGACAGCCCTCAGCAGAATGCTTATGGTATCCCTTTGACAAGTGTATTGTTTGACGGGACACTTCTCTCCATACAGATTACCACTTTGAGCGCAACCTTCGAAGGCACCCTTGTTGACAACAGCATTAGAGGGCAATTTAAACAATCGGGTCTTTCCCTGTCTCTAACCTTGTCCCCATCTAAGAAGAAAGCCGACAACCAAATAAAGCATCCACAAACTCCACAAGGCCCCTTTCCCTATGAAATTATCAACACTTCCTTTGTCCAAAAGGAAGATGATCTATTGCTTAAGGGGACAGTGACTAAACCTCAGGGTGAAGGACCTTTTGCTTCTGTAGTACTTATTAGCGGTTCTGGTCCCCAAGACAGAAATAGTGAAATTTTCGGACATGTACCTTTCTGGGTAATTGCTGATCACCTTACCCGACAAGGAATAGTTGTCTTGCGATACGATGACCGCGGAGTAGGTGAGTCAGAAGGAACCATGGAAGGTGCTACAACACATGACTTTGTAAAAGATGCTTGGTCGGCAGTGGAAAAATTAAAAAGCTTCTCTTTTATAGACAAAAATAAAATAGGAGTTATAGGCCATAGCGAAGGAGGTCTAATTTCCTGGATGATGGCTGCGAATAACACAGGAAACATTGCTTTTATTACTGCCCTAGCTCCTCCAGTTATCTCTATTGATAGCCTAATGAGTGAACAGACTTACGATATAATAATGGCTTCAGGTGCTGAAGAAAACCTGGCCAAGGAGCAGCAAAGCTATAATTTCAAGTTGTACCAATTGGTAAAAGAAAGCCAAAGTCCTGTAGAGGCTAAAGAAAAGTTAAGAAGATTCATCGCTGAAGACGAGCGATTGGTTCACTTGGATAGTTTGGAAAAAGCGGTCCAAATTGATCAGCGACTAGAGCAGTATGCCCAATTAACAGCTCCCTGGTTTTATAATTTTATAAAAACTGAACCAAAAGATTTTATCCATCAGGTAAGCATACCCTCATGGGTAGCATTTGGCAGTAAAGACAAACAGGTGAATGCCATCTCAAATAAGGAGGCCCTTATAAAAATGGGCCTTCCAAATATCAATGTAAATGTATACGATGGGCTAAATCATCTGTTCCAAACAGCAGAAACCGGAGCAATTTCCGAATATGGGACCAATACTGAAACATTTAACCCGAAAGTACTGGAAGATATGAGCAACTGGATTAAAAGCATAAAACCTGAATAA
- a CDS encoding NUDIX hydrolase, which yields MFKYSSQTRVLVAVDCIIFGFDGVDYKLLMVNRGFSPEKEKWSLMGGFLKPNESLDESANRILKELTGLENVFMEQMHAFSNPKRDPVERVVGVVYMALIDIKKYQKQTNDEFQARWFQMDQIPKLIFDHQEMVEMAFSRLRSKAAFHPILFELLPEKFTLPKLQTLYEKLFATKIDKRNFTRKLLSSKIIQKIEEKDKTASKKGAFYYTLNASNYKENFQRTLNLIPKSEIPSLIE from the coding sequence ATGTTTAAATATTCAAGTCAAACTAGAGTTCTGGTAGCTGTTGATTGTATAATCTTTGGGTTTGATGGTGTCGATTATAAACTATTAATGGTCAATCGGGGATTTTCTCCTGAGAAAGAAAAATGGAGTCTTATGGGAGGGTTTCTTAAACCTAACGAATCCCTAGATGAGTCTGCCAATCGAATACTCAAAGAACTCACCGGTCTTGAAAATGTATTTATGGAACAAATGCATGCCTTTAGTAATCCAAAAAGAGATCCTGTTGAACGAGTGGTAGGGGTAGTTTATATGGCCTTAATTGATATTAAAAAATACCAAAAACAAACCAATGATGAATTTCAAGCACGTTGGTTCCAAATGGATCAAATACCCAAATTGATATTTGACCACCAGGAAATGGTGGAAATGGCTTTTAGCAGGTTAAGAAGTAAGGCCGCATTTCACCCAATCCTTTTTGAATTATTGCCAGAAAAATTCACTTTACCAAAACTTCAGACCTTGTACGAAAAATTGTTTGCTACTAAAATTGACAAACGAAACTTTACAAGAAAGCTACTTTCAAGCAAGATCATTCAAAAGATAGAAGAAAAGGACAAAACCGCTTCAAAGAAGGGTGCATTTTATTACACACTGAATGCTTCTAATTATAAGGAGAACTTTCAAAGAACGCTAAACTTAATCCCTAAAAGCGAAATACCTTCTCTTATAGAATAG